A segment of the Vagococcus hydrophili genome:
AGAAAAGAACAGCTGAATAAAAAATCTAGAGGTTGCGAAATATCATGACTTTCAATCGAGCATAAGGATGCTACGACATTGAATCAGAGGGATTTTCGCCGAAATATTGTTAAATTCCTTAAATTAACAATGTTGGGTCTATAGTGAATAACTATAGAACTGTCTCAGTTAAGTCTGGGGTGCGCTATGATTTTTGATAAATTATTTTTTATCAATGATTATTGAAGGAGCAACCTTAAGATATGTTAGGGTTGCTTCTTTTTGTATAGGAAAGGGATTTTAAGATGATAACACACACAAGAAATCAACGATCAAAAATTTTATATTCATTACTTCTTTTTTTAGGTAGTATCTTGATGTTTGGAGGTACTGCATTTGCTGAAAAGGAAACCTTCACTGTTGGGATGGAAGCTGGTTATCCACCTTTCAACTGGACGCAACAAGATGACAGTAACGGAGCAGTTCCAATTAAAGGATCAAAAGAATTTGCTGGTGGTTATGATGTTGAGATAGCAAAAAAAATCGCCGACGGTTTAGGTAAAGAACTGGTTATCTTTAAAACCGATTGGGACGGTTTACCTCCTGCGGTCACTTCTGGTAAAGCAGATGCGATTATCGCCGGAATGTCTCCAACAGAAGAAAGAAAACAAACTTTAGATTTTTCTGATTACTACTATAGTTCTCAGTTAACCATGTTAGTCAAAAAAGATGGTAAATATAGTGATGCAACGTCTTTAAACGACTTTAAAGATGCCAAAGTAACGGCTCAATTAAATACACTTCATTATAATGTTATCGATCAAATTCCTGGGGTGCAAAAGCAAACGGCTATGAGTGATTTTTCTGCCATGCGTGTTGCTTTAGAATCTGGGAAAATCGATGGTTATGTGACTGAGATACCTGAAGGGATTACAGCTGAAAAGTTAAATCCTAATTTTAAAATGATTCAATTCAAAAAAGATCAAGGCTTTAAAACAACAGAAGCCGATAATGCCATTGCCATTGGGATGAAGAAAAACTCCCCTGATTTAGCTAAAGTAAACGAAACATTAGCGGGTATTTCTCAAAAAGAACGTGACGACATTATGGATAAAGCCATTAACTTGCAACCTGATGTTAAAGCAGATCAACCTTGGTATGTATGGGTTAAAAATATTGCCAAAGACAACTGGAAAATGTTCTTACGCGGGGCTGGAACTACTCTTTTAATCGCCTTAGTCGGAACAGTCGTTGGGACAACAATTGGTTTAGGCATCGGGATTTATCGTACCATTCCAACACCTGAAAAAACTGGTTTACGTTGGGCTTATAAAATCTTAAATGGTTTCTTCTCTGTTTATATTGAAATCTTTAGAGGAACGCCAATGATCGTTCAATCAATGGTTATCTTCTACGGTTCTTCTCAACTATACGGCATCGATATGAATCCATTAACAGCCGCCCTAATGATTGTTTCAATCAATACTGGTGCTTACATGACTGAAATCGTTCGTGGGGGAATTTTCTCCGTTGATAAAGGACAATTTGAAGCAGCATCTGCTATTGGGATGACCCACTGGCAAACAATGACAAACGTGGTGATTCCACAAGTCTTCAGAAACACACTACCAGCCATTGGTAATGAGTTTGTTATTAATATTAAAGATACTTCTGTATTAAATGTAATCGCTGTGTCTGAGTTATTCTTTGCTTCAAAAACAGCAGCTGGCGCTAACTTTAGATTCTTTGAAACCTTCTTTATTACCTGTGTGATTTACTTTGTTATGACATTTACAGTCACTCGTATTTTACGCTACGTAGAAAAAAGATTAGATGGTGACGGTTCTTACGCACCATACGCAAACCAAATGCAAACCTCAAAACTAGAAAGAAAGGATAATCGCTAATGACTTCTTTTATCGATATTAATCATTTACAAAAAAGCTACGGAGAAAACCACGTTTTAAAGGACGTGAATGTTTCAATTAAAAAAGGTGAAATCGTGACGATTATTGGTCCTTCTGGTTCTGGTAAGTCAACCCTTTTACGCTGTATTAACTTACTTGAAAAACCTACAGGAGGCGAGATTGTCTACAAAGATGAAAACATCTTAGCTCCTGGTTACAATTTACCTCAATTTAGAACCCATGTAGGCATGGTGTTCCAACAATTCAACTTATTTGATAATCACGATATTTTAAGTAACTGTATGGTGGGTCAAATGAAAGTCTTAGGTCGTTCTAAAGAAGAAGCCGAAAAAATCGCCATTGAAAACTTAGATAAAGTAGGCATGAAACAATTTGCTCATGCTAAACCCTCTCAACTTTCTGGTGGACAAAAACAACGTGTGGCTATTGCACGTGCCGTTTCTATGGATCCCGAAGTGATGCTCTTTGACGAGCCAACTTCAGCTCTTGATCCTGAAATGGTGGGAGAAGTTCTAAAAATCATGCGTGAGCTGACTGAAACAGGACTGACTATGATCATCGTAACTCATGAAATGAAATTCGCCGAAGAAGTTTCTGACCGCGTGATTTTCATGGATAAAGGGGTCGTTGCAGAAGAAGGCGCACCTGACAAAATCTTTAATCACCCGACGAAAGCTAGAACAAAAGAGTTCTTGCAACGTATTTTGGAAGGGTAATAGTCAATAGAAATAGGTATTACGAAACTGAATTAGTTTTGTAATACCTATTTTTTTACTCTTCAAATCTGATAAGAACAAACTTGTTACTCGTTACTAGCCTGCTATTAATTCATTTTTTTTAGAATAATTTTTTATTTTCCCACTGTGGACAAGCTCCCGTTATCCACATAAAGTTTCCCACATTTTTCTACCTTGATATGACTACTTTCCACAAGGTTATGCACACTGTCCACAGAGTTATCCACAGTTTTTTAATATTTTACCCACATTTGACTTTTTCTAAAAAATAATTAACAACTTATTTTTTATTTTTTTAATCTAGTTTTTACTAAAAATAAAAATTTTGTTTTTCAGCTTTATTATTTAAGATACCTATACAAACGTTGATATAACAACGTTATTCGTCAAGCTAAACTACTTAACAAACCTCCGTTCTTATTGACATCCCTTTGATTAAGAGCTTCACTTTTCGAAAGTTATCCACACTTGTCCACAGTTTTTGTGTATAACTTATAATTAAGCGCTTTTTTTAAGTTTTCCACGGGATAAGTCATTTTTTCTTAAACATTCATTCAAATTTTTAGAATATTTTAGGCACATTTTAATCATATTTTGAGGTTATTATATATGTATACCAACAAAACAAACCTAACAAAGCTTTTTCATTTTATTTACTCCTCCAAAGTAAATATATAACCCCTTTTTTCCGCTAGAATGTCTAGCGGTTTTTTTATGCACAAAAAAACTGTGATATAAGAATAAACTTACATCACAGCTTTTATAAACGATGTCACAGAAGTAGCTTCGTCGGAAATAAGCCGAAAATTATAAAAATTTGAAAAACAATTTTCATGATTTCCTTCTTATTTCTTGAAGCTAAACACTTCTGTGACAATCTCTTTAAACGGGGTTCAAAAGGCAACTTCTACAGCGCCTTTTTCACCACCTTAGATTTATTTAATTAAACGATAAATCGCATCTGCGTAGATCACTGTTGCGTTGATTAAGTCATCCACAGAGATAAATTCGTTCTTTTGGTGCATTGTGTCGATACTGTCTGGGAACATTGCCCCATAAGCCACACCACGTTCTAGTAAGCGTCCAAATGTACCGCCACCGATAACTTGTTCATGACCTTTAAGACCAGTATTTTCTTCGTAAACTGCTAATAAAGTTTTCACCAATGGATCTTCTGGAGATACGTAGTGAGGACCTTTACCACCAGGTGTTAAAACAACTTTAGCACTTGTTGCGGCAATTTTTTCTTCGATACGTTTAGCGATTTCTTCTTCTGTCATGCCTTTAGGGTAACGGAAGTTTAAAGTAATTGTATTGTCATCTTTGTTTTCATCAAAGGCAAAGACACCCGCATTCATTGTCACGTCTCCCATGATGTCATCCACATGGTTTACGCCGAATTTTTTACCTTCTGTATCTGTATGAACATAATCAGCTACGATTGTTACAAAATCTTTCGCTGGACCTGAGAAATCATAGTAGCTTAAGAAGTTAGCAAGGTAAGTCCCTGCATTGATTCCTTTAGCTGGCATTGCCCCATGAGCTGCTTTACCAAATAATTTAATCGTTGCTGTATTTCCTTCAGATGTTAATTCACCTGTCACTGGTAATTCAGCTAAGTAATCTTCAAATTCTTTCGCAAATGCTGAAACATCTCCTGACACTTCAACAACTGCCTCTGCTAAGTCTGGTACCATGTTAGCTCTTTGACCTGATGCAAAAGAAACTAAACGAAGTGTGCCTTCATTTTTTCCAGCTACTTTAATTAAAATAGTTGTGTTTCCTTTTTCACCATTAATAATTGGAAACTCAGCATCTGGAGAAAAACCAAAGTCTGGTGTTTCTTCTACTTTTAAGTAGTGATCCATACATTTCCATTCACTTTCCTCATCTGTTCCGATAATCACACGTGTGCGTTTTGAAACAGGTAATTCAAGTTCTTTAATGATTTTTAATGCGTAATAAGCCGCCATTGTAGGGCCTTTATCATCACTAGCGCCACGAGCATAAATACGGTTGTCGCGAATTTCTGGTGAGAATGGTTCTGAATCCCAACCAGATCCCACTGGTACAACGTCCACGTGTCCAAAGATACCTAATGTTTCATCTCCAGCACCATATTCGATGTGTCCTGCATAGTTGTCCACGTTTTTTGTTAGGAATCCATCACGTTCACCAATTTCTAAAAACTTAAGTAAAGCTGCTTTAGGACCAGGTCCTACTGGTGCATCTGCTGTTGCTTTATCATCTTCTCTTACACTTGGTACACGTAATAAATCAAATAAATCTTTCATTAAATCTTCGCGACGCGCTTCTACTTCTTTTCTCCAATCAATTGTCATCCGTAAATCCCTCCATTATTACTTTTAATTTGTTTGTCTCTCTTTTGTTATCATAACACTTTTTTTCGGCTTTGAATAATAAATTAAGAAATTATTCTAATTACCCTACTTTAACTAACCAATCCCTAATATTTTCAACTCTTTTTCAGATAATTCTCTGTATTTTCCTTGTTTTAGTGCTGAATCCAAAAATAAGCCACCCATGCTGAAACGATCCAGTTCTACGACTTTTTTACCGACAGCTTCTACCATTCGTTTGACTTGATGATATTTGCCTTCCACTATTTCTAACTCAATGTGGGAGGTGTTATTTTTCTCATCTACACTTTTGATTGTTAACTTCGCTGGAAGACACTTTTCGTCTCCGCTAATCGTGATGCCTTTTGAAAAAAGTTGAACGTCTTCTTCTGTCATAATCCCTGAAACTTGGGCTTGATACAACTTAGGGACTTTCTTTTTAGGAGACAAAAGTTCATGTGCAAGTTCTCCGTTATTTGTTAGTAGTAGTAAACCAGTCGTATCCTTGTCCAATCTTCCCACAGGAAATAAGCCTTTCACTAGATCTGTTTCTTTGATTAAATCAATAACCGTTCTGTGCTCCCTATCCTCAGTTGCTGAAACGACCCCTTTAGGTTTATTCAACATGTAGTAAGTATATTTTTGATACTCAACGATTTGTTCGTCTACAGTAATAATATCTTGTGTTTCATCAATCGCTTTTTTTCCGTCTTTTTCCATGACCTCATTCACAAAAACTCGCTTTTTCTTTAATAGCTCTTTGACTTCTTTTCTTGAACCAAAGCCAGTGTGACTTAAAAATTTATCTAAACGCATGGGTTTACCTCCTAATTAAAAAGAGAGGGCGACTCAAAAAGTCACCCTCTTATTATTTATACTAACCTATTTTAGTTCCAGTTGCTTGGGGCTAATCGCCTTTTTCACTACTCTATTTTTAGTCCGAGTTCAAAAGGCAACTCCTGCGGCAACTTCACAAATATAAAACAATCCCAAAGGCGCGGATTATTTTATATTTCCTCCAGTTGCTTGGAGCTAACCGCCTTTTTCACTACTCTATTTAACCTTTAATTTTGTTCTAATTTTTCCTACTTTGTCTCCCATTAACTTATCTGCCAAGCGAGTTTTTAGAACTAACCAACCGTAGATGGCAACACCTACAGATACTGAAATTAGCACAATCATAAAGGCTTGGAATTTACGCTCTGGGTTTAAGAACAGGTACAAGAATGATCTCGTTAACATTGTCCCAAAAGACATGATTAAACTAAAAATAAAGATTAAAATCGTTCGTCTCAATGTGATTGAATAATTAAATTTCGAAACTTCATGCACTTTTTTAGTCATTAAGTACGCTGACACCGCAAAGCCAATACCTGAAGCTAATAATGGCCCGTAAACTTCGAACGCTTTTATCATTGGGTATTGTAGAATGAGTTTAATTACTAATCCCACGGCTAGATTGAAAATTGCATCACTGTTTTTATACAAACCTTGAAGAGTCGTTGAAATTAAAATAAAGTAACCCATAATTAGTCCAATATAACTTGCTTGAACTAAAACGCTAACGCCTAACACATCGGGTTCATAAAATAGCACATACATTGGTTCGGCTAGTGTAATCATCCCAAACGTTGCTGGCATCATGATAAAGAACAGCAATTGAATGTTATCACTGATTAATTTAGCTAAACCAACTTCATCCTTTTTAGTAAAGGCTTCTGTCACAAGGGGTAAACTTGTCATCGCCATCCCTGCAGCTAGTGAGATGGTAATCATCACTAGCTTATCAGGATTGGCACTAAAAATACTAAATAAGGCGGACAGTTGATCCGTTGAAAAATTAGTAAAACTTGCCATAATTGGTTCAAAGGTAAATTGATCAATTAATTTGAAAAATGTAATCGCTGATCCCACGATAATAAATGGGACAGCCTCAACTAACATCTCTTTCACTAAACTGTTTTCAGAAATAGATAGTTCATTGTTACTTCCAGAAACTAGTTTGTTCATTTCTGGCTGTTGCTTTTTATAGAAATAAATCAACGCCCCGTAGGCACCAATCATCCCAATAAAAGCAGCAAATGTGGATTGGATCACCGCATCTACATAATCACCTGATCCCATCTTCATGATAATAAATGTCATCAGTAACATGTAGAACACACGCGCAATTTGCTCCACAATTTGAGACACTGCAGAGGGCATCATGTCTTGATTCCCTTGGAAATACCCACGAATAACGCTCATACTTGGAAAAATCAATACTGACACACTCAAAGCTCTCATAACTGGCACAAGATTAGGATCACCTGCTGCAAGTATTGGAGAAATCAAATACATAATTCCTGCACACAGCACCCCAAAACCTGCCATGATGACTAAGGTTCTTTTAAACAACCGTTGACTAATCCCGTACTCATTTTGAGAATTATAATATGATATTTGTTTAGCGATCGCTCCTGGAATTCCGGCTGTAGCAATCATTAAAAATAAGGCATAAACGTTGTAACCTTTATTAAATAGACTATTCGCGACTTTACCGTTTTCGGCCATCATTGCATACCAAGGGATGATATACACTGCCCCTAACAATCTTGATAATACATTCCCGATTGTCATCCAAAGCGAGCCACGAACCATTTTCTCTTTAGCGTTTAACTCTTTTGCTTTGTCATCAAAAGAGGTTTCTTGATTCGTCATGCTTTCTATCCAACTTTCTTAATTATACTGTTATAATTGTAGCGATTTACCCACACTTATGCAAACACTTTTAACAATATTTAAGTACTATTTCACGAATTAAGTTAGTTAGCGACAATGTTTACTAATTTGTTTGGAACTGCGATGACTTTACGGATCGTTTTGCCTTCAATGTTCGCTTTTACTTGCTCATTATTCATAGCTACTGTTTCTAATTCTTCCTTAGATAAGTCACGAGCTACGACTACTTTTGCTTTCACTTTGCCGTTAACTTGGAAGATAACTTCAAGTTCATCTTCGACTAATTCTTTTTCATCGTATTCTGGCCATGCTGCATAGCTGATACTTTCTTTATGACCCATTCTTGCCCATAACTCTTCTGAAACAAATGGTGTGATTGGTGCTAATAATTGTAAGAAGCCATTCATGTATTCAACTGGTAACGCTTCTGCTTTATACGCTTCGTTCACAAAAATCATTAATTGAGAAATCGCTGTATTAAAGTGAAGTTGCTCAATATCTTCTGTCACTTTTTTAACAGTTTGGTGATAAACTTTCGTTAATTGTCCATCATTGTGAGTCGTGATACGGTCACGTAATACAGCATTATCATCAATGTATAAGCGCCAAACACGGTCTAAGAATTTACGACTTCCTTCAAGTCCTTTTTCGCTCCAAGCAACAGAGGCATCAAGAGGTCCCATAAACATTTCGTAAAGTCTTAACGTATCCGCACCAAATTCATTCACTACATCATCAGGATTAACCACGTTTCCTTTTGATTTAGACATTTTTTCATTTCCTTCACCTAAAATCATTCCTTGGTTATAAAGCGTTTGGAATGGCTCTTTGGTTGTCACCACATTAATGTCATATAAGAATTTATGCCAGAAACGAGCATACAATAAGTGAAGAACCGCGTGCTCTGCTCCACCTAAGTAAACGTCCACTGGTAACCATTCTTTTAATTTTTCTGGGTCTGCTAACATTTCCGTATTGTGTGGGTCGATAAAACGTAAGTAATACCATGAACTTCCCGCCCATTGTGGCATTGTGTTTGTTTCACGACGACCTTTCATACCTGTTTTTTCATCAACAACATTGATCCAGTCTTCCATATTAGCCAGTGGTGATTCTCCTGTTCCACTTGGTTTAATATCTGTTGCTTTTGGTAAAACAAGTGGTAATTCAGACTCCGAAACAGCCGTCATTGAACCATCTTCCCAATGGATAATTGGAATTGGCTCACCCCAATAACGTTGACGAGAGAATAACCAGTCACGCAAACGGTAACTTGTTTCTTTCTTCCCAACTTCTTCTTTTTCTAACCATGCTAACATTTTTTCGATGGCATCTTCTTTGTTTAAACCATCTAAAAAGTCTGAATTAATATGTAGTCCATCTTCAGTAAATGGCGCTTCTTCAACATTGCCACCTTCTAGAACAGCAATAATATCTAAATTAAATTCTTTGGCAAATTCATAGTCGCGATCATCATGAGCAGGAACAGCCATAATAGCCCCTGTTCCGTAAGTTGATAACACGTAATCAGCAATCCAAATCGGCATTTCTTTCCCATTAACAGGGTTAACAGCATAAGCACCAGTAAAGACACCTGTTTTTTCTTTTGATAACTCTGTACGGTCTAAATCAGATTTTTTACCTGCTTCTGTAATATACGCATCAATCGCTGCTTTTTGCTCAGGTGCTGCAATTTCCTGTACTAAATCTAATTCAGGGGCAAGAACGGCATAGGTTGCACCAAATAATGTGTCAGGGCGTGTTGTAAATACCGTGAATTCTTTATCTGTATCTTTGATTTTAAAGGTTACATTCGCACCTTCTGAACGACCAATCCAGTTGCGTTGCATGTCTTTAACACTTTCTGGCCAATCAATTAACTCTAAATCATCCACTAAACGATCTGCATAAGCCGTAATTTTAAGCATCCATTGTTTCATTGGTTTACGGAAAACAGGATGTCCCCCACGTTCTGATTTACCATCGATGACTTCTTCATTGGCTAAAACAGTTCCAAGTGCTGGACACCAGTTAACAGCAACTTCTGCTTCATAAGCCAAACCTTTTTCGAATAATTTAGTGAAAATCCATTGTGTCCATTTGTAATAGTTAGGATCAGTTGTATTCACTTCACGGTCCCAATCAAAACTGAAACCTAATGAATTTAATTGACGTTTAAACGTTTGGATATTTTTTTCTGTAAACTCTGCCGGATCATTTCCTGTATCTAAAGCATATTGCTCAGCTGGTAAACCAAAAGCGTCCCATCCCATTGGGTGTAAAACGTTGAAGCCTTTTGAACGTTTGAAACGAGCTAAAACATCTGTTGATGTGTATCCTTTAGGATGTCCTACGTGAAGTCCTTGACCAGATGGGTATGGAAACATATCAAGTGCGTAGAATTTTTCCTTATCTGAGTTGTCCTCTGTTTTAAACGTTTGATCTTTTGCCCAATGTTTTTGCCACTTTTTCTCAATCTCAATATGATTGTATGCCATGTTTCTTCCTCCTAAAATATAATAAAAAAAGCCCTATAAAAGCCTAAAATCAGCTTTTATAGGACGTTGATATCTAACGTGGTACCACCTATTTTTATGTTACACAAAACGTAACATCTCTAATCATGATAACGGGCTGATCCCGGCTTATAATAAGCAAAACTCAGAGCTAAGTTCAGGTTTCTTAAGCTTTATGTGCTTACACCAACCGCACACTCTCTAAAAAAGTTTCCACCTTACTACTTCTCGTCAACGTTCTTAATATTAAACTCATGATAACAGAATCATTTTTACTTGGCAACTAAATCAGGTGACTTAGCCGACTCTTAAATTTTGACCCTTATAGATTACATCACTTGATAATTTGTTCCATGATTTAATTTGAGACACACTTGTGTTGTATTCTTTAGATAATGACCATAGTGAATCCCCAGATTTAACTTCGTGACGTTTCGTTTTGTTTGTTGATTGACGTTTTGCCACTTTCGTTGTTCCTGGAATTTTTAATGTTTGACCCACATAGATTAAATCACTGGTTAAGCCATTGACTACTTTTAAATCATTCACACTCACATTGTATTTAAGAGCGATTTGATATAAAGAATCCCCTCTTTGAACTGTATGAGTTGACGCATTCGTATTAGTCGTTGTCCCAGGTTTTGCTGTTTGATTCGTATTACCTGATGATTGACCATTAATGGCTAATTTTTGACCCACATAAATCATATCACTTGTTAGGTTATTCCATTTTTTAATGTCATTACTGCTGACACCATAACGTAACCCAATGCCGTATAATGTATCCCCACGTTGTACTGTATGAGTTTTACTTCCAGTTGGTGTGGTTGGTTTTGGCTTATTAGTATTACTATTATTATTATTGTTGTTGGTTGTTGTTGATTTTTGTGAATTAACGTTAAGTTTTTGACCCACATAGATTGTATCACTCGATAAGTTATTCCATGATTTTATCTGTGCCACACTCACACCGTATTGTAAGCTAATACCATAAAGCGTGTCGCCACGTTTCACCGTATGGGTTTTGGCATTGCTTGAATTATTATTGTTGTTATTTGTTGGCGTTGTGGGTTTTGGTGGATTCGTTGTATTTCCGCCACCATTTTTTACTTTTAATTTTTGACCCACATAAATCGTGTCACTTGTTAAGTTGTTCCATGATTTAATCTGTGCCACACTCACATTATGTTTCAACGCAATACCGTATAATGTGTCGCCACTTCTTACTGTGTAAGTACTTGCGCTATTATTTGTATTACCATTATCCGTTGGTTTTGTCGGTGTTGTAGGTTTCGGTGGGTTCGTTGTACTTCCGCCACCACTCTTAACTTTTAATTTTTGGCCCACATAAATCGTGTCACTTGATAAGTTGTTCCATGATTTTATTTGCGCCACACTCACATTATGTTTCAATGCAATACCGTATAATGTGTCACCACTTTTTACAGTGTATGTGCTAACGTTATTTGTGTTGTTATTATTATCTGTTGGTTTCGTTGGTGTTACTGGTTTTGGTGGGTTCGTTGTACCGCCTCCACCATTTTTTACTTTTAATTTTTGACCCACATAAATCGTGTCACTTGATAAATTGTTCCATGATTTAATCTGCGCCACACTCACACCATACTGCATGCTAATGCCGTATAATGTATCCCCACTTTTTACAGTGTGTGTGCTGGCATTATTTGTATTATTGTTACTATTATTATTTGAGTTATTGTTATTACCGTTGTTGTTGTTTGATCCTGAATTATTACCACCATTACCGCTACCTGGTGAATCATATTGCGTTAAATTGTGAGTCACAATTAAGTTGTTTAATTTATTGTTATAATTTGGATCTGTTGCATAACGTCCCGTTAACCACTGTGTCGCATCTCGGTAAGAATTTGTTCTTGATTTCCACGCACCAGAATAGAAATAAACACCTGGATAGAATGATGTTGTTTTTAACACACGAGCGTTATCCTCAAAAGATTCACGGTAAGATGGGTATTTTCTAAACTGGGCATTAATAATCACGTTTTGACCATCAAAATGCTCCCATGTCTGCATATTAACAGACTGCCCGTTATAACTTCCTTTAACCCCAAACAAGTTATGGTTTGGTGGTGAAGATAAAGTACTTGAGCCGTAACCACTTTCTAAGATCGCTTGAGCTATCATAACTGAAGCATATAAATCATTCGCTCCCGCCACTTGTTGGGCATGATAAGCGGTATCTTCAATAAATTGCGCTTGAGGTGTAGCAGCTCTTGTTGTAAATGATGCTGGTTTTGGTGGTGCAATTGGTTCAACCGGACCATTCATCATTGGGGCAGCGGCTCTTG
Coding sequences within it:
- a CDS encoding ABC transporter permease subunit (The N-terminal region of this protein, as described by TIGR01726, is a three transmembrane segment that identifies a subfamily of ABC transporter permease subunits, which specificities that include histidine, arginine, glutamine, glutamate, L-cystine (sic), the opines (in Agrobacterium) octopine and nopaline, etc.); protein product: MITHTRNQRSKILYSLLLFLGSILMFGGTAFAEKETFTVGMEAGYPPFNWTQQDDSNGAVPIKGSKEFAGGYDVEIAKKIADGLGKELVIFKTDWDGLPPAVTSGKADAIIAGMSPTEERKQTLDFSDYYYSSQLTMLVKKDGKYSDATSLNDFKDAKVTAQLNTLHYNVIDQIPGVQKQTAMSDFSAMRVALESGKIDGYVTEIPEGITAEKLNPNFKMIQFKKDQGFKTTEADNAIAIGMKKNSPDLAKVNETLAGISQKERDDIMDKAINLQPDVKADQPWYVWVKNIAKDNWKMFLRGAGTTLLIALVGTVVGTTIGLGIGIYRTIPTPEKTGLRWAYKILNGFFSVYIEIFRGTPMIVQSMVIFYGSSQLYGIDMNPLTAALMIVSINTGAYMTEIVRGGIFSVDKGQFEAASAIGMTHWQTMTNVVIPQVFRNTLPAIGNEFVINIKDTSVLNVIAVSELFFASKTAAGANFRFFETFFITCVIYFVMTFTVTRILRYVEKRLDGDGSYAPYANQMQTSKLERKDNR
- a CDS encoding amino acid ABC transporter ATP-binding protein; protein product: MTSFIDINHLQKSYGENHVLKDVNVSIKKGEIVTIIGPSGSGKSTLLRCINLLEKPTGGEIVYKDENILAPGYNLPQFRTHVGMVFQQFNLFDNHDILSNCMVGQMKVLGRSKEEAEKIAIENLDKVGMKQFAHAKPSQLSGGQKQRVAIARAVSMDPEVMLFDEPTSALDPEMVGEVLKIMRELTETGLTMIIVTHEMKFAEEVSDRVIFMDKGVVAEEGAPDKIFNHPTKARTKEFLQRILEG
- the pepV gene encoding dipeptidase PepV — translated: MTIDWRKEVEARREDLMKDLFDLLRVPSVREDDKATADAPVGPGPKAALLKFLEIGERDGFLTKNVDNYAGHIEYGAGDETLGIFGHVDVVPVGSGWDSEPFSPEIRDNRIYARGASDDKGPTMAAYYALKIIKELELPVSKRTRVIIGTDEESEWKCMDHYLKVEETPDFGFSPDAEFPIINGEKGNTTILIKVAGKNEGTLRLVSFASGQRANMVPDLAEAVVEVSGDVSAFAKEFEDYLAELPVTGELTSEGNTATIKLFGKAAHGAMPAKGINAGTYLANFLSYYDFSGPAKDFVTIVADYVHTDTEGKKFGVNHVDDIMGDVTMNAGVFAFDENKDDNTITLNFRYPKGMTEEEIAKRIEEKIAATSAKVVLTPGGKGPHYVSPEDPLVKTLLAVYEENTGLKGHEQVIGGGTFGRLLERGVAYGAMFPDSIDTMHQKNEFISVDDLINATVIYADAIYRLIK
- a CDS encoding pseudouridine synthase; translated protein: MRLDKFLSHTGFGSRKEVKELLKKKRVFVNEVMEKDGKKAIDETQDIITVDEQIVEYQKYTYYMLNKPKGVVSATEDREHRTVIDLIKETDLVKGLFPVGRLDKDTTGLLLLTNNGELAHELLSPKKKVPKLYQAQVSGIMTEEDVQLFSKGITISGDEKCLPAKLTIKSVDEKNNTSHIELEIVEGKYHQVKRMVEAVGKKVVELDRFSMGGLFLDSALKQGKYRELSEKELKILGIG
- a CDS encoding putative polysaccharide biosynthesis protein, producing MTNQETSFDDKAKELNAKEKMVRGSLWMTIGNVLSRLLGAVYIIPWYAMMAENGKVANSLFNKGYNVYALFLMIATAGIPGAIAKQISYYNSQNEYGISQRLFKRTLVIMAGFGVLCAGIMYLISPILAAGDPNLVPVMRALSVSVLIFPSMSVIRGYFQGNQDMMPSAVSQIVEQIARVFYMLLMTFIIMKMGSGDYVDAVIQSTFAAFIGMIGAYGALIYFYKKQQPEMNKLVSGSNNELSISENSLVKEMLVEAVPFIIVGSAITFFKLIDQFTFEPIMASFTNFSTDQLSALFSIFSANPDKLVMITISLAAGMAMTSLPLVTEAFTKKDEVGLAKLISDNIQLLFFIMMPATFGMITLAEPMYVLFYEPDVLGVSVLVQASYIGLIMGYFILISTTLQGLYKNSDAIFNLAVGLVIKLILQYPMIKAFEVYGPLLASGIGFAVSAYLMTKKVHEVSKFNYSITLRRTILIFIFSLIMSFGTMLTRSFLYLFLNPERKFQAFMIVLISVSVGVAIYGWLVLKTRLADKLMGDKVGKIRTKLKVK
- the leuS gene encoding leucine--tRNA ligase; its protein translation is MAYNHIEIEKKWQKHWAKDQTFKTEDNSDKEKFYALDMFPYPSGQGLHVGHPKGYTSTDVLARFKRSKGFNVLHPMGWDAFGLPAEQYALDTGNDPAEFTEKNIQTFKRQLNSLGFSFDWDREVNTTDPNYYKWTQWIFTKLFEKGLAYEAEVAVNWCPALGTVLANEEVIDGKSERGGHPVFRKPMKQWMLKITAYADRLVDDLELIDWPESVKDMQRNWIGRSEGANVTFKIKDTDKEFTVFTTRPDTLFGATYAVLAPELDLVQEIAAPEQKAAIDAYITEAGKKSDLDRTELSKEKTGVFTGAYAVNPVNGKEMPIWIADYVLSTYGTGAIMAVPAHDDRDYEFAKEFNLDIIAVLEGGNVEEAPFTEDGLHINSDFLDGLNKEDAIEKMLAWLEKEEVGKKETSYRLRDWLFSRQRYWGEPIPIIHWEDGSMTAVSESELPLVLPKATDIKPSGTGESPLANMEDWINVVDEKTGMKGRRETNTMPQWAGSSWYYLRFIDPHNTEMLADPEKLKEWLPVDVYLGGAEHAVLHLLYARFWHKFLYDINVVTTKEPFQTLYNQGMILGEGNEKMSKSKGNVVNPDDVVNEFGADTLRLYEMFMGPLDASVAWSEKGLEGSRKFLDRVWRLYIDDNAVLRDRITTHNDGQLTKVYHQTVKKVTEDIEQLHFNTAISQLMIFVNEAYKAEALPVEYMNGFLQLLAPITPFVSEELWARMGHKESISYAAWPEYDEKELVEDELEVIFQVNGKVKAKVVVARDLSKEELETVAMNNEQVKANIEGKTIRKVIAVPNKLVNIVAN